One part of the Nitrospinota bacterium genome encodes these proteins:
- the folK gene encoding 2-amino-4-hydroxy-6-hydroxymethyldihydropteridine diphosphokinase, with the protein MSGIVKAYIGIGSNRGERIKNCREAIKSLSKREEITVKKVSPLYESDPVGYLEQEGFVNCVIEIETSLGPRKILKVLLQIENSMGRTREMRWGPRIIDLDLLIYNDLILKEDDLVVPHPRMYERRFVLQPLSDIFPDFYHPELKKSISELIEVLGEEQRVNRIEYKKLKE; encoded by the coding sequence ATCAGTGGAATAGTAAAAGCCTATATCGGTATTGGTTCAAATAGAGGAGAAAGGATAAAGAACTGTAGAGAAGCTATAAAAAGTCTATCAAAAAGAGAAGAAATTACTGTTAAAAAGGTATCTCCCCTATATGAAAGCGACCCTGTGGGTTATCTGGAACAAGAAGGATTTGTTAATTGTGTTATAGAAATTGAAACTTCACTAGGACCAAGAAAAATTCTGAAGGTCTTATTACAAATAGAAAATTCTATGGGAAGGACAAGGGAGATGAGATGGGGACCGAGGATAATAGATTTAGATCTTCTCATATATAATGATCTGATATTAAAAGAGGATGATCTTGTTGTTCCCCATCCAAGGATGTATGAAAGGAGATTTGTACTACAGCCCCTTTCAGATATTTTCCCAGACTTTTATCATCCTGAATTGAAAAAGAGCATTAGTGAGCTTATTGAGGTTTTAGGAGAAGAACAAAGAGTTAATAGGATTGAATATAAAAAACTTAAGGAATAA
- a CDS encoding LL-diaminopimelate aminotransferase: protein MKEEALNRGMDIIDLGVGDPDLPTPTHIIDVLKTAAEKPVNHRYPSYEGLLTFREAVGSWYKRRFDINLDPKTEILSLIGSKEGIAHVPLAFINYGDKVLIPDPGYPVYRAGTIFAGGNPVVMPLKRENSFLPNLNEIDTEDAKDAKLMFLNYPNNPTAAVAGNDFFEEVVHFAKKYNIIVCHDAAYTEMAFDGYRPISFLTVKGARDIGIEFHSLSKTYNMTGWRIGFAVGNKEIISCLGSVKTNIDSGVFQAVQEAGIKALEGDQGIIDDARRVYQKRRDILIDGLKKVGLDVDIPRATFYIWISVPEGYTSSNFTTYLLSKAGIVTTPGVGFGKYGEGYIRMALTVSEERLKEAIKRIKEIGISVE from the coding sequence ATGAAGGAGGAGGCATTAAACAGAGGAATGGATATTATTGATTTAGGAGTTGGAGATCCTGATTTACCAACCCCTACCCATATTATCGATGTTCTAAAGACGGCTGCGGAAAAACCCGTAAACCACAGATATCCCTCTTATGAAGGTTTATTAACCTTTAGAGAAGCAGTGGGTTCTTGGTATAAAAGGAGGTTTGATATCAATCTAGATCCCAAGACAGAAATCCTCTCCCTTATAGGATCTAAAGAGGGCATAGCCCATGTACCTCTTGCCTTCATTAATTATGGTGACAAGGTGCTTATCCCTGATCCCGGCTATCCGGTATATAGGGCAGGGACGATATTTGCTGGTGGAAATCCTGTAGTTATGCCATTAAAGAGAGAAAATAGTTTTCTTCCTAATCTTAATGAAATTGATACAGAAGATGCGAAAGATGCCAAGCTCATGTTTTTAAACTATCCAAATAATCCCACAGCGGCAGTGGCTGGTAATGATTTTTTTGAAGAGGTAGTTCATTTTGCTAAGAAATACAATATTATTGTCTGCCATGATGCAGCCTATACAGAGATGGCCTTTGATGGTTATAGACCTATAAGCTTTTTAACTGTTAAAGGGGCTAGGGATATTGGGATTGAGTTTCACTCCCTTTCAAAGACATATAATATGACAGGATGGAGAATAGGTTTTGCTGTTGGAAATAAAGAAATTATCTCTTGTCTCGGTAGTGTTAAAACGAATATTGATTCTGGAGTATTTCAAGCCGTACAGGAGGCAGGAATTAAAGCTTTAGAAGGGGATCAGGGCATCATAGATGATGCGAGAAGAGTCTATCAAAAGAGAAGAGATATTTTGATTGATGGCCTTAAGAAAGTAGGTCTTGATGTAGATATTCCAAGGGCTACCTTCTATATCTGGATTTCTGTGCCTGAGGGTTACACATCTTCCAATTTTACTACTTATCTTTTATCAAAGGCAGGGATTGTTACTACGCCAGGGGTTGGTTTTGGGAAATATGGGGAAGGATATATAAGGATGGCTTTGACAGTAAGTGAAGAAAGGCTGAAAGAAGCAATTAAAAGAATAAAGGAGATTGGAATATCAGTGGAATAG